The following proteins come from a genomic window of Dermacentor albipictus isolate Rhodes 1998 colony chromosome 8, USDA_Dalb.pri_finalv2, whole genome shotgun sequence:
- the LOC135896278 gene encoding nucleoside hydrolase-like, which produces MWTSIRIACAVLFLAGNADFVLSTGGNNTNSCLRLLLDVDPGVDDALAITLAAALPNVRIEAITVVAGNAELETAYNNTLRILNVVNRTEVPVFKGADRSIDGYGSTEKIYFGPDNFGNVSAQYPMSSNPDICSQTGYAKMIEIVKANPGQLTFILMGPLTNMAIALLMDPEFSTGIRHVFILGGTLYAKGNVRSSAEFNFFTDPEAALIVLQRTTCPITIIPWEAILQAPMPWDTFYSITNQTGTLQKFLRDITNHTVQCCLSGGQSPGGFSLGDFLAVLAAAVPESVNQTVQNRVDVERCGMHTRGTLVHAWAPQTLPHVKRNVTIVESFNVGTVENFFIATFNRTVV; this is translated from the exons ATGTGGACGAGTATACGCATCGCCTGCGCTGTGCTTTTCCTGGCGGGAAACGCTGACTTCGTCCTCTCGACGGGAGGAAATAATACGAACTCCTGCCTGAGGCTTCTGCTCGACGTGGACCCCGGCGTAGACGACGCCCTTGCAATCACGCTGGCGGCGGCACTCCCGAACGTGAGAATCGAAGCCATCACCGTGGTCGCCGGAAACGCCGAACTCGAGACCGCCTACAACAACACGCTCAGGATACTGAATGTCGTCAACCGAACGGAG GTGCCGGTTTTCAAAGGGGCCGACCGATCGATCGATGGCTATGGGAGCACTGAGAAGATATACTTCGGTCCCGACAACTTCGGAAACGTCAGTGCGCAGTACCCGATGTCTAGCAACCCAGATATTTGTTCCCAGACTGGCTACGCCAAAATGATCGAAATTGTGAAGGCGAACCCAGGACAACTAACGTTCATCCTCATGGGCCCTTTGACAAACATGGCCATCGCGCTGCTCATGGATCCCGAATTTTCTACGGGCATCCGGCACGTATTCATCCTGGGTGGAACCCTTTATG CGAAAGGCAATGTCCGTTCTTCTGCGGAATTCAACTTTTTCACGGATCCTGAGGCAGCGCTTATTGTTCTTCAAAGGACCACATGTCCCATCACTATTATTCCTTGGGAAGCAATCCTCCAGGCACCAATGCCGTGG GACACCTTCTACAGCATCACGAACCAGACGGGCACGCTTCAGAAATTTCTGCGGGACATCACGAATCACACTGTTCAGTGCTGCCTGAGCGGAGGCCAGAGTCCGGGCGGCTTCAGCCTGGGAGACTTCCTCGCTGTTCTCGCAGCAGCGGTCCCCGAGAGCGTCAACCAGACTGTGCAGAATCGCGTGGACGTTGAGAGGTGCGGCATGCACACCAGAGGCACACTTGTCCACGCGTGGGCGCCCCAGACCCTACCACACGTGAAGCGCAACGTGACGATCGTGGAAAGCTTCAACGTCGGCACTGTCGAAAACTTCTTCATTGCCACTTTCAACCGAACCGTAGTGTAA